One Dehalococcoidia bacterium DNA window includes the following coding sequences:
- the pstB gene encoding phosphate ABC transporter ATP-binding protein PstB gives MTTTTTPPATQRDVTYALETRNLRVWYGKTQALKDITMGVPARQVTAIIGPSGCGKSTLIRCFNRMNDLIPGARVEGKVLFQGIDIYDRHIDPTEVRARIGMVFQKPNPFPKSIFENVAFGLRINGYKGNIAEAVERSLRQAALWDEVKDRLHKSALALSGGQQQRLCIARALAVEPEVLLMDEPTSSLDPAATLAIEELIRTLARTYTILIVTHNMQQAARVSDWTAFLLAGEDRAGFLVEFGPTRQIFTNPKDRRTEDYITGRFG, from the coding sequence ATGACCACCACAACTACTCCCCCTGCCACCCAAAGGGACGTCACCTACGCCCTGGAGACCCGCAACCTGCGGGTGTGGTATGGCAAAACCCAGGCCCTCAAGGACATCACGATGGGGGTGCCCGCACGGCAGGTTACGGCCATCATCGGCCCCTCGGGGTGTGGAAAGAGCACCCTCATCCGCTGCTTCAACCGTATGAACGACCTCATCCCCGGGGCACGGGTGGAGGGGAAGGTGCTGTTCCAGGGGATAGACATCTACGACCGCCACATCGACCCCACCGAGGTGCGCGCCCGCATCGGGATGGTGTTCCAGAAGCCCAACCCCTTCCCCAAGTCCATCTTTGAGAATGTGGCCTTCGGCCTGCGCATCAACGGCTACAAGGGCAACATCGCCGAGGCTGTGGAGCGGAGTTTGCGCCAGGCGGCCCTGTGGGACGAGGTGAAGGACCGCCTCCATAAGAGCGCCTTGGCCCTCTCGGGCGGTCAGCAACAGCGCCTGTGCATCGCCCGCGCCCTGGCCGTGGAGCCCGAGGTGCTCCTGATGGACGAGCCGACCTCCTCCCTGGACCCCGCCGCTACCCTGGCCATTGAGGAGTTGATTCGCACCCTCGCCCGCACCTATACTATCCTTATCGTTACCCACAACATGCAGCAGGCGGCGCGCGTCTCCGACTGGACGGCCTTCCTGCTGGCGGGGGAGGATCGGGCGGGGTTCCTGGTGGAGTTCGGCCCCACACGCCAAATCTTCACCAACCCCAAGGATCGGCGCACCGAGGACTATATCACCGGGCGGTTCGGCTAG